One stretch of Aeromicrobium fastidiosum DNA includes these proteins:
- a CDS encoding TetR/AcrR family transcriptional regulator: protein MPQTSPRRSQQQRSTVTRARIIDATVASLLELGYAATTISRVQERAGVARGTLLHHFPHRASLLVAVVEDVASRRLHVLSDADGAARPHGSGWDAAVDLVWRDLQSPAFLAVLELWVAARTDPDLRSALVPVERTVFEAVHRAVTTLVADTDPRVPTVVQFTIDLLTGSAMTTLLVDDGSQQLLVERWRRAIPVLLGQADAADWV from the coding sequence ATGCCGCAGACCTCCCCGCGCCGCTCGCAGCAGCAGCGGTCGACCGTCACGCGGGCGAGGATCATCGATGCGACGGTCGCCTCGCTGCTCGAGCTCGGTTACGCGGCGACGACGATCTCGCGGGTCCAGGAGCGCGCCGGCGTCGCCCGAGGCACGCTGCTGCACCACTTCCCGCACCGGGCGTCCCTGCTGGTCGCGGTGGTCGAGGACGTCGCGAGTCGCCGGCTGCACGTGCTGTCAGACGCCGACGGAGCCGCCCGCCCACACGGTTCGGGCTGGGACGCCGCCGTCGACCTCGTCTGGCGCGACCTGCAGAGCCCGGCCTTCCTCGCGGTGCTCGAGCTGTGGGTCGCGGCGCGCACCGACCCCGACCTGCGCTCAGCCCTCGTGCCCGTCGAGCGCACCGTGTTCGAGGCGGTGCACCGGGCCGTGACGACCCTCGTCGCCGACACCGACCCGCGGGTGCCGACCGTCGTCCAGTTCACGATCGACCTGCTGACGGGGTCTGCCATGACGACGCTGCTCGTCGACGACGGATCGCAGCAGCTGCTCGTCGAGCGCTGGCGGCGGGCGATCCCCGTGCTGCTGGGCCAGGCGGACGCCGCCGACTGGGTCTAG
- the ligD gene encoding non-homologous end-joining DNA ligase, with protein MATPAIEIEVGGRTVRVSNPDRVYFPEHGWTKHDLVDYYLAVGEPLVNALRERPCMLHRFPKGVGGEKVHQKKVPNGAPPWLETVSVHFPRFDRDVDEVCVTEVAAIIWAVQMSTVEFHPWNSRRGHVEQPDEWRIDLDPGDACDFATVQRVSHVVHGVLDELGATGYPKTSGGSGLHVYVRIPPDHGFDDVRRAALAFAHELERRTDEVTTAWWRKDRDPSHVFVDYNQNARDHTIAAAYSVRGFPDGRVSTPVEWHEIDDLDPHDFTIATVPERLARIGDLHATIDDTPFDIRPLLEWADRDGAGEPAP; from the coding sequence ATGGCGACACCCGCGATCGAGATCGAGGTCGGCGGCCGCACCGTGCGCGTGTCCAACCCCGACCGGGTCTACTTCCCCGAGCACGGCTGGACCAAGCACGACCTCGTCGACTACTACCTCGCGGTCGGCGAGCCGCTCGTCAACGCGCTGCGCGAGCGTCCGTGCATGCTGCACCGGTTCCCGAAGGGCGTCGGCGGCGAGAAGGTGCACCAGAAGAAGGTGCCCAACGGGGCACCGCCATGGCTCGAGACGGTCAGCGTCCACTTCCCCCGGTTCGACCGCGACGTCGACGAGGTGTGCGTCACCGAGGTGGCGGCGATCATCTGGGCGGTGCAGATGTCGACCGTCGAGTTCCACCCGTGGAACAGCCGGCGCGGGCACGTCGAGCAGCCCGACGAGTGGCGCATCGACCTCGACCCCGGCGATGCCTGCGACTTCGCGACGGTGCAGCGCGTCTCGCACGTCGTCCACGGGGTGCTGGACGAGCTGGGGGCCACGGGCTACCCCAAGACGTCCGGCGGGTCGGGGCTGCACGTCTACGTGCGCATCCCGCCCGACCACGGCTTCGACGACGTCCGCCGTGCCGCCCTGGCCTTCGCCCACGAGCTCGAGCGACGCACCGACGAGGTGACGACGGCCTGGTGGCGCAAGGATCGCGATCCGTCACACGTGTTCGTCGACTACAACCAGAATGCCCGCGACCACACGATCGCCGCGGCCTACTCGGTGCGCGGATTCCCCGACGGGCGCGTCTCGACCCCTGTCGAGTGGCACGAGATCGACGACCTCGACCCGCACGACTTCACGATCGCGACCGTCCCCGAGCGGCTCGCCCGCATCGGCGACCTGCACGCGACGATCGACGACACGCCGTTCGACATCCGGCCGTTGCTGGAGTGGGCCGACCGCGACGGGGCCGGCGAACCGGCCCCGTGA
- a CDS encoding organic hydroperoxide resistance protein, translating to MPESIAYTAVATSDGDGRNGHVRSNDGLIDTDVRTPKELGGAGGATNPEQLFAAGYAACFHSALKASSSVHGVDVVDSAVTAEVGIGPDGKGGFALAVTLHVELGGGVSQEDAQKAVEVAHQVCPYSNATRGNVDVKLEVEVA from the coding sequence ATGCCCGAGTCCATCGCCTACACCGCCGTCGCCACGTCCGACGGCGACGGCCGCAACGGCCACGTCCGCTCCAATGACGGACTCATCGACACCGACGTCCGCACGCCCAAGGAGCTGGGCGGTGCCGGCGGCGCGACCAACCCCGAGCAGTTGTTCGCGGCGGGCTACGCCGCGTGCTTCCACTCGGCGCTCAAGGCCTCGAGCTCGGTGCACGGCGTCGACGTCGTCGACTCGGCCGTGACCGCCGAGGTCGGCATCGGCCCTGACGGCAAGGGTGGCTTCGCGCTGGCCGTGACGCTGCACGTCGAGCTCGGCGGCGGCGTCTCGCAGGAGGACGCGCAGAAGGCCGTCGAGGTCGCGCACCAGGTGTGCCCCTACTCCAACGCGACCCGCGGCAACGTCGACGTCAAGCTCGAGGTCGAGGTCGCCTGA
- a CDS encoding TetR/AcrR family transcriptional regulator — MSVIELKPVRERILDAAIEHYYADGIRAVSADKLIAAAHVSKMTFYRHFPTKNDLVAAYLAVRADDEQSAVTAKRRELAGDPAGVLRWYADQVGAASCTPGFRGCPFINAAAEISDPEHPGTAIIQGHRAWLTGQVHELLDELGVDHAGTRAEQIMMLRDGAMVSGYLGRAPEQVADDLVAGGRSIIGR; from the coding sequence ATGAGCGTCATCGAGCTCAAACCAGTTCGCGAGCGCATCCTCGACGCCGCGATCGAGCACTACTACGCGGACGGCATCCGGGCCGTCAGCGCCGACAAGCTGATCGCCGCGGCCCACGTCTCGAAGATGACGTTCTACCGCCACTTCCCGACCAAGAACGACCTCGTCGCGGCCTATCTCGCGGTGCGCGCCGACGACGAGCAGTCGGCCGTGACGGCCAAGCGCCGCGAGCTCGCCGGCGACCCGGCGGGCGTCCTGCGGTGGTACGCCGACCAGGTCGGTGCCGCCAGCTGCACACCCGGCTTCCGCGGCTGCCCGTTCATCAACGCCGCCGCCGAGATCTCCGACCCCGAGCACCCCGGCACCGCGATCATCCAGGGGCACCGCGCCTGGCTGACCGGCCAGGTGCACGAGCTGCTCGACGAGCTCGGCGTCGATCACGCCGGCACCCGCGCCGAGCAGATCATGATGCTGCGCGACGGCGCGATGGTGTCGGGCTACCTCGGCCGCGCCCCCGAGCAGGTCGCGGACGACCTGGTCGCTGGGGGACGCTCCATCATCGGGCGGTAG